The following nucleotide sequence is from Ferruginibacter lapsinanis.
CTTCTATCTTTTTTTCTTCCAGCGCCTTGGCCATATGCCCGAATTCTGAAAAGGCCGTACGGATAATAATATTCCCTTCGCTATCTTCTCCTATTTCTTCTAAACCATAATCTATTAGTTCTAATTCAAGATCATCAACATTCAATCCGGTATTCTTTACTTTAAATTCACCCATACGAGTAAAAGTAAAAGCAACACTACCACTTGTACCCAATGATCCGCCACTTTTAGTAAAATGCATACGCACATTCGCCACCGTTCTGGTAGGATTATCTGTTGCTGTTTCTACCAATACTGCTACACCATGTGGCGCATATCCTTCGTAAACTACTTCATCATAATTGCTGGTATCTTTACCCATCGCTCTCTTAATAGCTGCTTCCACCCTATCTTTTGGCATATTACAAGCCTTCGCATTCAGGTAGCATCTACGTAGTGCAGGATTACTATCAGGATCCGG
It contains:
- a CDS encoding YebC/PmpR family DNA-binding transcriptional regulator, whose protein sequence is MGRIFEVRKGAMFARWDKMAKDFTRIGKEINIAVKAGGPDPDSNPALRRCYLNAKACNMPKDRVEAAIKRAMGKDTSNYDEVVYEGYAPHGVAVLVETATDNPTRTVANVRMHFTKSGGSLGTSGSVAFTFTRMGEFKVKNTGLNVDDLELELIDYGLEEIGEDSEGNIIIRTAFSEFGHMAKALEEKKIEVITAELTRIPMNLTELDEEAANDVLKLVDKLEQDEDVQKVYHNLK